A genome region from Bufo gargarizans isolate SCDJY-AF-19 chromosome 2, ASM1485885v1, whole genome shotgun sequence includes the following:
- the LOC122925809 gene encoding E3 SUMO-protein ligase ZBED1-like: MLKPTTTTTKEMNPDQPRIDAMLQSTLPPNSEKVKRITKAVAAFIAKDLRPYSVVENSGFRYLLKTIEPRYKIPSRSHFTENVIPALYHETKAKIIASMSQASRVAITCDSWTSVTTESYVTITAHYVSKDWQILSHVLQTRAIYESHTGAHLAELLSHVVEEWQLSDKSVVLVTDNASNMIVAAQVGKFPHVKCFAHTLNLASQRALKVATLSRLLGRVRRISTFFHRSTRASHCLKEKQKCLGLKNHKLITDVATRWNSAYDMVERFLEQQPAVCATLLSPEVRRGESDLCTLNETDVSNAEDAVSALKPMKDATMLMSEERNPTVSLIAPINAQLLQSMTDTMGDTPMIHEIKNSIRTDLQKRYSSEAEKKILHTASALDPRFKGLPFILTDEERLEIFKGVTEEAASLEITSDESERTQEDHQVPRRKQTLEEEDSSPIEDNHSESPPSPPKKARSLLVSLLGQSFTDTEGTIEPKKTPYAKAEEEMENYCKAPPLPLTEDPLNWWREHEVIFPLLSRLSKQYLCIPGTSVSAERVFSTAGDVVTAKRSALKPDHVDQLVFLQKNLHVPKC; the protein is encoded by the exons ATGCTAAaacctaccaccaccaccaccaaggaAATGAACCCAGATCAGCCAAGAATTGATGCAATGTTACAGTCAACTTTGCCGCCCAACTCTGAAAAGGTAAAGAGAATAACAAAAGCTGTGGCAGCTTTCATAGCGAAGGACCTGCGCCCTTACTCTGTTGTGGAAAACAGTGGGTTTCGCTACCTTTTGAAGACGATAGAGCCGCGTTACAAGATCCCGTCACGAAGTCACTTTACAGAAAACGTCATACCTGCACTCTACCACGAAACCAAAGCTAAGATAATTGCATCAATGAGCCAAGCAAGTAGAGTCGCAATAACGTGTGATTCCTGGACTTCAGTCACGACAGAGTCTTATGTTACAATAACAGCACATTACGTTAGTAAGGACTGGCAGATTTTGTCGCATGTACTGCAAACGAGAGCCATTTATGAGTCTCACACGGGTGCTCATCTGGCAGAGCTACTTTCTCATGTTGTGGAAGAATGGCAGCTGTCCGATAAATCTGTAGTGCTTGTGACCGACAACGCGTCAAACATGATAGTTGCAGCTCAAGTTGGAAAATTCCCCCATGTGAAATGCTTCGCCCATACACTGAATCTTGCATCCCAGCGAGCGTTGAAAGTggccactctctctaggcttcttGGCAGAGTACGTCGGATATCCACATTCTTTCACCGCAGCACTAGAGCAAGCCACTGTCTAAAAGAGAAACAGAAATGTCTTGGCCTGAAGAATCATAAGCTGATAACTGATGTGGCAACAAGATGGAACAGTGCATACGACATGGTCGAGAGGTTCTTGGAACAACAACCTGCAGTCTGTGCCACCTTGCTGTCTCCAGAAGTCAGAAGAGGAGAGTCCGATCTCTGCACTCTAAACGAAACAGATGTGTCAAATGCAGAGGATGCCGTGAGTGCATTAAAGCCAATGAAGGATGCAACCATGCTGATGTCAGAAGAGCGCAATCCAACAGTTTCTCTCATTGCCCCTATAAATGCACAACTTCTCCAGAGCATGACAGACACGATGGGAGACACACCCATGATCCATGAGATCAAGAATTCTATTAGAACAGATCTCCAGAAGAGGTACAGCAGTGAGGCCGAGAAGAAGATCCTTCATACAGCCTCTGCACTGGATCCTCGCTTTAAGGGACTGCCTTtcatcctcacagatgaagaaagATTGGAGATATTTAAAGGAGTCACTGAGGAAGCTGCATCCTTGGAG ATTACATCAGATGAGAGTGAGAGGACACAAGAGGATCATCAAGtgcctagaagaaaacaaactcTGGAAGAAGAGGACAGTTCACCCATCGAAGACAACCATTCTGAATCTCCACCATCTCCTCCCAAAAAGGCCAGATCGCTGCTCGTGAGTTTGCTGGGACAgtctttcactgacactgaaggtACAATAGAACCCAAAAAGACCCCCTATGCCAAGGCTGAAGAGGAAATGGAAAACTATTGTAAAGCCCCACCTCTGCCTCTCACTGAGGACCCTTTGAACTGGTGGCGTGAGCATGAGGTCATATTTCCCCTCCTTTCTCGGCTGTCAAAGCAATACTTGTGTATCCCAGGTACAAGCGTGTCTGCAGAGCGGGTTTTCTCCACTGCAGGAGATGTGGTAACTGCAAAAAGAAGCGCCCTCAAACCAGACCATGTAGATCAATTGGTGTTCTTACAGAAAAATCTACATGTTCCCAAATGCTGA